Proteins co-encoded in one Arachis hypogaea cultivar Tifrunner chromosome 13, arahy.Tifrunner.gnm2.J5K5, whole genome shotgun sequence genomic window:
- the LOC112733408 gene encoding B3 domain-containing protein Os07g0563300 isoform X2: MLLDPGGVECNVCAKEHHMSSTRPWSQSFCSNLSLRLRDISTNNWNQLAGSGPVPWKQAPSLYNSVSSSNLQPGVASLVELTHKLGKIYGNERLPDFSLGKKNENFPGISNWNTKLESQEIMLVNGAMNEDKPSSCLNLCQQSSSVKEDSSPQPFALPVPYASPNERNGQPGGNQLQQTPPAPLGKQYSGTVHLSLDTSGETQVRNGRPRVDARGRSQLLPRYWPRCTDQELQQISIDSNSVITPLFQKTLSASDAGRIGRLVLPKKCAEAYFPPISQPEGLPLKILDAKGKEWIFQFRFWPNNNSRMYVLEGVTPCIQSMQLQAGDTVTFSRLEPEGKLVMGFRKASTATQSDQDNEANKTGNGHSTIGEVEMADPSSWSKVDKSGYIAKEALGSKSSISRKRKSSILGSKSKRLKIENEDLIELKITWQEAQGLLRPPPDHVPSIVVIEGFEFEEYEDAPVLGKPTIFTTSNEGEKIQWAQCENCLKWRKLPASAILHSKWTCSDNSWDPERSSCSVAQELTAEELENLLPSCNSVISKKMKATKQETDNFDAMEGLDTLANLAILGEDESLPTSTQVTTKHPRHRPGCSCIVCIQPPSGKGPKHKQTCTCTVCSTVKRRFLTLQQKREKKQTEKAETIRKRQQPPPPGQSAEIVIEDDSLPCSNAGDSSPNPNKDGNGGSDDDPNRIKSSNLPFKGQIDLNIQPEREEELSPRSDSGGMKALLDGTERHLRQLNILNSGDADSSGSQSKGVGDETREQKLSNGVVLGNNSHNSDRELVQPLTMNV; this comes from the exons ATGTTGTTGGATCCTGGTGGAGTTGAATGTAATGTATGTGCAAAGGAACATCATATG TCATCAACCCGGCCATGGTCTCAGTCTTTTTGCTCTAATTTATCTCTAAGACTTAGAGACATCTCCACAAATAATTGGAATCAGTTAGCTGGATCAGGTCCTGTACCATGGAAGCAAGCACCCAGCCTATATAATTCTGTTTCTTCATCCAACCTGCAGCCAGGTGTGGCCTCTCTAGTTGAATTGACACATAAACTTGGCAAAATTTATGGAAATGAAAGATTGCCTGATTTTTCTCtgggaaagaaaaatgaaaattttccTGGAATATCCAACTGGAACACTAAGCTTGAATCACAGGAGATAATGCTTGTGAATG GAGCAATGAATGAGGACAAACCTAGTTCATGTTTAAATCTTTGCCAGCAGTCTTCTTCTGTAAAGGAGGATTCATCTCCGCAACCTTTTGCATTGCCTGTACCTTATGCATCTCCAAATGAAAGAAATGGTCAACCCGGGGGGAATCAACTACAACAAACCCCTCCAGCTCCTCTAGGAAAGCAATATAGTGGCACTGTTCATTTATCACTTGACACATCAGGTGAAACACAAGTTCGTAATGGACGGCCTCGAGTAGATGCACGAGGAAGAAGCCAGTTACTCCCACGGTACTGGCCCAGATGTACCGATCAGGAGCTACAGCAAATATCTATCGA TTCTAATTCTGTCATTACCCCGTTGTTTCAAAAAACCTTGAGCGCTAGTGATGCTGGGCGAATTGGGCGTCTAGTGCTTCCAAAGAAGTGTGCTGAG GCTTATTTCCCTCCAATTTCACAGCCTGAAGGGTTGCCACTCAAAATCCTTGATGCAAAAGGCAAAGAGTGGATATTTCAGTTTCGTTTCTGGCCCAACAATAACAGTAGAATGTATGTTTTGGAAGGTGTCACTCCCTGCATACAGTCCATGCAGTTGCAAGCAGGTGACACAG TAACATTTAGCCGGCTGGAGCCAGAAGGGAAGTTGGTTATGGGATTTCGAAAGGCTTCAACTGCTACCCAATCTGATCAG GACAATGAAGCAAATAAGACCGGAAATGGACACTCCACAATTGGTGAA GTTGAAATGGCTGATCCTAGTTCATGGTCTAAAGTTGATAAATCAGGATACATTGCAAAAGAAGCACTTGGGAGCAAATCTTCAATCTCTAGAAAGAGAAAGAGCAGCATCTTGGGTTCAAAGAGTAAacgtttaaaaattgaaaatgaggATTTGATAGAACTCAAGATTACTTGGCAAGAGGCTCAAGGCCTGCTAAGGCCGCCTCCTGACCATGTCCCTAGCATTGTGGTGATTGAAGGTTTTGAATTTGAGGAATATGAG GATGCTCCAGTGCTGGGTAAACCAACCATTTTCACCACTAGTAATGAAGG TGAAAAGATCCAGTGGGCTCAATGTGAAAATTGTCTCAAGTGGCGCAAATTGCCAGCAAGTGCAATTCTTCACTCAAAATGGACGTGCTCTGACAATTCATGGGACCCAGAAAG ATCCTCTTGCTCAGTGGCACAAGAGCTGACTGCAGAAGAGCTCGAGAATTTGCTACCTTCTTGTAATTCAG ttatttcaaagaaaatgaagGCCACTAAGCAAGAGACAGATAATTTTGATGCTATGGAAGGACTTGATACACTTGCGAACCTAGCTATCTTGGGGGAGGATGAGTCACTCCCTACGTCTACCCAGGTTACAACGAAACACCCCAGGCATAGACCTGGCTGCTCTTGCATTGTTTGCATTCAACCTCCCAGTGGGAAGGGCCCTAAGCATAAGCAGACATGCACATGTACTGTCTGCTCGACCGTGAAACGTCGATTCCTTACCCTACAACAGAAGCGTGAGAAGAAACAAACAGAAAAGGCGGAGACAATACGGAAAAGGCAGCAGCCTCCTCCCCCGGGACAATCAGCTGAAATAGTGATTGAAGATGACTCGTTGCCTTGTAGTAATGCAGGAGATAGCAGCCCAAACCCAAACAAGGATGGAAATGGCGGTTCAGATGACGATCCTAACCGGATAAAATCATCTAACTTACCATTCAAAGGTCAAATCGACCTCAATATCCAGCCCGAGCGAGAGGAAGAGTTGTCGCCGCGATCAGATTCTGGTGGCATGAAGGCACTGCTTGATGGCACAGAAAGACATCTCAGGCAGCTGAATATTTTGAACTCCGGGGATGCAGATTCTTCAGGTAGCCAGTCAAAGGGAGTTGGAGATGAAACAAGGGAACAAAAACTCAGCAATGGTGTAGTCCTCGGAAATAATAGTCACAATTCTGATAGGGAGCTTGTGCAGCCTTTGACTATGAATGTGTGA
- the LOC112733410 gene encoding vacuolar protein sorting-associated protein 28 homolog 2, translating to MEVKLWNDKREREMYDNFAELYAIIKATERLEKAYVRDIISPQEYELECQKLIAHFKTLASTLKDTVPSIERFADTYKMECPAAINRLVISGVPATVEHRAAAAASTSTSAAIVAECVQNFITAMDSLKLNMVAVDQVHPLLSDLYASLNKLTILPPDFEGKTKMKEWIARLSKMGAADELTEQQARQLHFDLESSYNSFMAALPNAGT from the coding sequence ATGGAGGTTAAGCTATGGAATGACAAGCGCGAGAGGGAAATGTATGATAACTTTGCTGAGCTCTATGCCATTATCAAAGCCACTGAGAGGCTTGAGAAAGCGTATGTTAGGGATATAATCTCACCACAGGAGTATGAGTTAGAGTGCCAGAAGCTAATTGCGCATTTCAAAACACTGGCTTCCACGCTCAAAGACACTGTCCCTAGCATTGAGCGGTTTGCAGACACTTACAAGATGGAGTGCCCTGCTGCCATTAACCGGCTTGTGATATCCGGTGTTCCTGCCACAGTGGAGCATCGGGCGGCGGCTGCTGCCTCTACATCAACCTCGGCTGCCATTGTAGCTGAGTGTGTGCAGAACTTTATTACGGCTATGGATTCGTTGAAGCTTAACATGGTGGCTGTGGATCAGGTGCACCCACTGCTCTCGGACCTTTATGCTTCCCTCAATAAGTTGACGATCTTGCCACCTGATTTCGAGGGGAAAACAAAGATGAAGGAATGGATTGCAAGGTTGTCGAAGATGGGGGCAGCTGATGAGTTGACAGAACAGCAGGCTCGGCAACTTCACTTTGATCTTGAGTCTTCTTACAATTCCTTTATGGCAGCTCTTCCCAATGCCGGTACATGA
- the LOC112733408 gene encoding B3 domain-containing protein Os07g0563300 isoform X1 has translation MASAAASVSSSSLPSSGFCYNPECKELKSQIPKKGWRLRSGDRAELCDRCGSAFEEGRFCETFHLNTSGWRNCETCRKRIHCGCIVSDNSFMLLDPGGVECNVCAKEHHMSSTRPWSQSFCSNLSLRLRDISTNNWNQLAGSGPVPWKQAPSLYNSVSSSNLQPGVASLVELTHKLGKIYGNERLPDFSLGKKNENFPGISNWNTKLESQEIMLVNGAMNEDKPSSCLNLCQQSSSVKEDSSPQPFALPVPYASPNERNGQPGGNQLQQTPPAPLGKQYSGTVHLSLDTSGETQVRNGRPRVDARGRSQLLPRYWPRCTDQELQQISIDSNSVITPLFQKTLSASDAGRIGRLVLPKKCAEAYFPPISQPEGLPLKILDAKGKEWIFQFRFWPNNNSRMYVLEGVTPCIQSMQLQAGDTVTFSRLEPEGKLVMGFRKASTATQSDQDNEANKTGNGHSTIGEVEMADPSSWSKVDKSGYIAKEALGSKSSISRKRKSSILGSKSKRLKIENEDLIELKITWQEAQGLLRPPPDHVPSIVVIEGFEFEEYEDAPVLGKPTIFTTSNEGEKIQWAQCENCLKWRKLPASAILHSKWTCSDNSWDPERSSCSVAQELTAEELENLLPSCNSVISKKMKATKQETDNFDAMEGLDTLANLAILGEDESLPTSTQVTTKHPRHRPGCSCIVCIQPPSGKGPKHKQTCTCTVCSTVKRRFLTLQQKREKKQTEKAETIRKRQQPPPPGQSAEIVIEDDSLPCSNAGDSSPNPNKDGNGGSDDDPNRIKSSNLPFKGQIDLNIQPEREEELSPRSDSGGMKALLDGTERHLRQLNILNSGDADSSGSQSKGVGDETREQKLSNGVVLGNNSHNSDRELVQPLTMNV, from the exons ATGGCTTCTGCTGCTGCTTCCGTGTCTTCTTCCTCCTTGCCGTCGTCCGGGTTCTGCTACAACCCTGAATGTAAAGAATTGAAGTCTCAAATACCTAAGAAAGGTTGGAGACTCCGTTCCGGAGACCGAGCTGAACTTTGTGATCGATGCGG CTCTGCTTTTGAAGAAGGAAGATTTTGCGAGACTTTTCATTTGAACACTTCTGGTTGGAGGAACTGTGAGACTTGTAGGAAG CGGATTCATTGTGGATGTATTGTCTCAGATAACTCGTTTATGTTGTTGGATCCTGGTGGAGTTGAATGTAATGTATGTGCAAAGGAACATCATATG TCATCAACCCGGCCATGGTCTCAGTCTTTTTGCTCTAATTTATCTCTAAGACTTAGAGACATCTCCACAAATAATTGGAATCAGTTAGCTGGATCAGGTCCTGTACCATGGAAGCAAGCACCCAGCCTATATAATTCTGTTTCTTCATCCAACCTGCAGCCAGGTGTGGCCTCTCTAGTTGAATTGACACATAAACTTGGCAAAATTTATGGAAATGAAAGATTGCCTGATTTTTCTCtgggaaagaaaaatgaaaattttccTGGAATATCCAACTGGAACACTAAGCTTGAATCACAGGAGATAATGCTTGTGAATG GAGCAATGAATGAGGACAAACCTAGTTCATGTTTAAATCTTTGCCAGCAGTCTTCTTCTGTAAAGGAGGATTCATCTCCGCAACCTTTTGCATTGCCTGTACCTTATGCATCTCCAAATGAAAGAAATGGTCAACCCGGGGGGAATCAACTACAACAAACCCCTCCAGCTCCTCTAGGAAAGCAATATAGTGGCACTGTTCATTTATCACTTGACACATCAGGTGAAACACAAGTTCGTAATGGACGGCCTCGAGTAGATGCACGAGGAAGAAGCCAGTTACTCCCACGGTACTGGCCCAGATGTACCGATCAGGAGCTACAGCAAATATCTATCGA TTCTAATTCTGTCATTACCCCGTTGTTTCAAAAAACCTTGAGCGCTAGTGATGCTGGGCGAATTGGGCGTCTAGTGCTTCCAAAGAAGTGTGCTGAG GCTTATTTCCCTCCAATTTCACAGCCTGAAGGGTTGCCACTCAAAATCCTTGATGCAAAAGGCAAAGAGTGGATATTTCAGTTTCGTTTCTGGCCCAACAATAACAGTAGAATGTATGTTTTGGAAGGTGTCACTCCCTGCATACAGTCCATGCAGTTGCAAGCAGGTGACACAG TAACATTTAGCCGGCTGGAGCCAGAAGGGAAGTTGGTTATGGGATTTCGAAAGGCTTCAACTGCTACCCAATCTGATCAG GACAATGAAGCAAATAAGACCGGAAATGGACACTCCACAATTGGTGAA GTTGAAATGGCTGATCCTAGTTCATGGTCTAAAGTTGATAAATCAGGATACATTGCAAAAGAAGCACTTGGGAGCAAATCTTCAATCTCTAGAAAGAGAAAGAGCAGCATCTTGGGTTCAAAGAGTAAacgtttaaaaattgaaaatgaggATTTGATAGAACTCAAGATTACTTGGCAAGAGGCTCAAGGCCTGCTAAGGCCGCCTCCTGACCATGTCCCTAGCATTGTGGTGATTGAAGGTTTTGAATTTGAGGAATATGAG GATGCTCCAGTGCTGGGTAAACCAACCATTTTCACCACTAGTAATGAAGG TGAAAAGATCCAGTGGGCTCAATGTGAAAATTGTCTCAAGTGGCGCAAATTGCCAGCAAGTGCAATTCTTCACTCAAAATGGACGTGCTCTGACAATTCATGGGACCCAGAAAG ATCCTCTTGCTCAGTGGCACAAGAGCTGACTGCAGAAGAGCTCGAGAATTTGCTACCTTCTTGTAATTCAG ttatttcaaagaaaatgaagGCCACTAAGCAAGAGACAGATAATTTTGATGCTATGGAAGGACTTGATACACTTGCGAACCTAGCTATCTTGGGGGAGGATGAGTCACTCCCTACGTCTACCCAGGTTACAACGAAACACCCCAGGCATAGACCTGGCTGCTCTTGCATTGTTTGCATTCAACCTCCCAGTGGGAAGGGCCCTAAGCATAAGCAGACATGCACATGTACTGTCTGCTCGACCGTGAAACGTCGATTCCTTACCCTACAACAGAAGCGTGAGAAGAAACAAACAGAAAAGGCGGAGACAATACGGAAAAGGCAGCAGCCTCCTCCCCCGGGACAATCAGCTGAAATAGTGATTGAAGATGACTCGTTGCCTTGTAGTAATGCAGGAGATAGCAGCCCAAACCCAAACAAGGATGGAAATGGCGGTTCAGATGACGATCCTAACCGGATAAAATCATCTAACTTACCATTCAAAGGTCAAATCGACCTCAATATCCAGCCCGAGCGAGAGGAAGAGTTGTCGCCGCGATCAGATTCTGGTGGCATGAAGGCACTGCTTGATGGCACAGAAAGACATCTCAGGCAGCTGAATATTTTGAACTCCGGGGATGCAGATTCTTCAGGTAGCCAGTCAAAGGGAGTTGGAGATGAAACAAGGGAACAAAAACTCAGCAATGGTGTAGTCCTCGGAAATAATAGTCACAATTCTGATAGGGAGCTTGTGCAGCCTTTGACTATGAATGTGTGA
- the LOC112733409 gene encoding syntaxin-124-like: MNDLFSSSFKKYTDVAPQSDYMNDVEAGKESINLDKFFEDVENVKEEMRTIEKLYRKLQEANEESKIVHNAQTMKDLRARMDQDVSQVLKRVKMIKGKLEALERSNAENRKLPGCGPGSSADRTRSSVVSGLGKKLKDLMDDFQGLRARMQSEYKETVERRYFTITGEKADEDTIENLISSGESESFLQKAIQEQGRGQIMDTISEIQERHDAVKEIEKNLLELHQVFLDMAALVESQGQQLNNIESHVAHASSFVRRGTEQLQEARDIQKDSRKWYCYAVLLVIVLIIVLLFPILINIAPHLF; this comes from the coding sequence ATGAATGACCTATTCTCAAGTTCCTTCAAGAAATACACTGATGTGGCGCCGCAGAGCGACTACATGAACGATGTGGAGGCCGGAAAGGAAAGTATCAATCTGGACAAGTTCTTCGAAGATGTGGAGAATGTGAAGGAAGAGATGAGAACCATCGAGAAGCTGTACAGAAAGCTGCAAGAGGCGAATGAAGAGAGCAAGATTGTCCACAATGCTCAGACCATGAAGGATCTTCGCGCGAGAATGGACCAAGACGTGTCTCAGGTCCTGAAACGTGTGAAGATGATCAAGGGTAAGCTGGAGGCTCTAGAAAGGTCCAACGCAGAAAACAGAAAGCTTCCGGGGTGTGGTCCAGGGTCCTCAGCGGACAGGACAAGGTCTTCGGTTGTTAGTGGCTTGGGGAAGAAGTTAAAGGACTTGATGGATGACTTTCAAGGATTGAGGGCCAGGATGCAATCGGAGTACAAGGAGACAGTGGAGCGCAGGTATTTCACAATCACTGGGGAGAAGGCAGATGAAGACACCATTGAGAATTTGATCTCCAGCGGCGAGAGTGAGAGCTTCCTCCAGAAAGCAATTCAAGAACAGGGGAGGGGTCAGATTATGGACACCATTTCTGAAATTCAGGAGAGACATGATGCTGTCAAGGAGATAGAGAAGAACCTTCTTGAGCTTCACCAGGTGTTCCTCGACATGGCAGCTTTGGTGGAGTCTCAGGGCCAACAGCTCAACAACATAGAGAGCCATGTTGCTCATGCCAGTTCCTTCGTTCGCCGCGGCACCGAGCAGCTTCAGGAAGCTAGAGATATTCAAAAGGACTCCAGGAAGTGGTACTGCTATGCCGTCCTCCTCGTCATTGTCCTCATCATTGTCCTCCTCTTCCCTATACTGATAAACATAGCGCCTCACTTGTTTTGA